From Anopheles arabiensis isolate DONGOLA chromosome 3, AaraD3, whole genome shotgun sequence, a single genomic window includes:
- the LOC120900727 gene encoding uncharacterized protein LOC120900727 yields MALPNPVVDDPAVASPALPAVSGAAVPVTFHFEPFNPASSKFDRWLNRLQISFRIYHVREADKRDFLLHYMGGPTYDVLCNKLKNAEPHTKTYDEIVALLKEHYSPTPLEILENFKFASRKQLEQETLSDYLMHLEKLAQTCNFGDYMDKALRNQFVFGIQNRVIQSRLLEVRDLTLTKAKEIAFGMEMSHRGTDEMHNSRQKSEVQHIEHGANKTKKSFQSSSQASSSQSSGRLSNKQNGGNKRCYRCGDPDHYADKCKHKATICKYCKKAGHLERMCLTKTNEKGTDDAHHLEEQPCVMKDVLHLNAIQGIAGSADLPVDQRLRRSLRTIKPPQRLNL; encoded by the exons atGGCGCTTCCTAACCCGGTTGTCGACGATCCGGCAGTCGCCAGTCCCGCTTTGCCTGCTGTGAGTGGTGCTGCGGTACCAGTTACATTTCATTTCGAGCCATTCAATCCTGCTTCATCGAAATTTGACCGATGGTTAAATCGACTACAAATTTCATTCCGGATTTACCACGTGCGTGAAGCCGATAAACGCGATTTTCTGCTACACTACATGGGCGGCCCTACATACGATGTGCTGTGCAATAAGCTGAAAAATGCTGAGCCACATACAAAAACGTACGACGAGATTGTAGCTCTACTGAAGGAACATTACAGTCCTACTCCTTTGGAAATACTGGAGAATTTCAAGTTCGCGAGCCGTAAACAGCTAGAGCAAGAAACTCTAAGCGATTACCTGATGCATTTGGAGAAGCTCGCCCAAACATGCAATTTCGGGGACTACATGGACAAGGCCCTCCGGAACCAGTTCGTTTTTGGCATCCAGAACCGTGTGATACAGTCTCGATTGCTGGAAGTGCGCGACTTAACCTTGACAAAGGCAAAGGAGATCGCATTCGGAATGGAAATGTCTCATCGTGGAACCGATGAAATGCACAACTCACGTCAAAAAAGTGAGGTTCAGCACATCGAGCAtggagcaaacaaaactaaaaaaagtttCCAGTCATCGAGCCAAGCCAGTTCCAGTCAAAGTTCCGGTCGCCTGTCGAACAAGCAGAATGGTGGAAATAAACGATGTTATCGTTGCGGGGATCCTGACCACTACGCAGACAAATGCAAACATAAAGCTACGATCTGCAAATACTGCAAGAAAGCGGGGCATCTTGAGAGGATGTGTCTCACCAAGACCAACGAGAAGGGGACGGATGACGCACATCACCTGGAGGAGCAGCCGTGTGTTATGAAGGATGTGTTACACCTGAACGCGATCCAAGGTATTGCTG GGTCAGCGGACTTGCCGGTGGACCAAAGGTTGCGTCGTTCTCTGCGGACCATCAAGCCTCCGCAAAGGCTCAACCTATAA